The nucleotide window ttattaatatgtaaacacactgaatgTTGTCACAAATTGAGCAGTGAGTGTTTGAGGTCTGCCAAGCTGCGGCTAAAACAACTACTCTAACTGTTGATGGGGCTGGTTATGAGTGACACTCAACCAGcctgtgtttctgtcttgtgtcattgtgtgttgtgtgtggcCTTGTTCCCTTCCAGGTCCGAGCGAGGCGGAGGGTTTCCAACTGGAGATGAGCGGCCTGCTCTCAGAGCTCGCCTGTCCATACTCTGTCCTCACCAGCGGAGACATCACCCAGAGGTTCCTAAAGAGGACCGACTGTCTGCTGCTCCTTAGTAAGATCACAGCTCAGTGCAACATCTCAGTTTAAAAACCAACCTGAAATCTGTTATTGAGGAAAGCattgtttcccacagaattagcaTCTGTGTGTGATGGGAACTGATGACAAATTTGGGCACTATTGTAGGTCTGTGAATGTAGCACAGGTGGAATTcatcatggcttttttttttcaatccatCACCATGTTTAATACTAAATTCCATAAGGATTGGCCATGTCAGAACCTTGCAATCATATCCCTTTTCAGGGCTGAATGCAGGTCAGGTTTGTTGTAACTGTACTTTAAGGTC belongs to Plectropomus leopardus isolate mb unplaced genomic scaffold, YSFRI_Pleo_2.0 unplaced_scaffold19751, whole genome shotgun sequence and includes:
- the LOC121965366 gene encoding protein FAM98A-like, which translates into the protein TLNQPVFLSCVIVCCVWPCSLPGPSEAEGFQLEMSGLLSELACPYSVLTSGDITQRFLKRTDCLLLLTFLVSELEASRMIRVHKPEKKSQESGSPMFQELKGICMALGMSKPPANITMFQFFSGIEKK